A DNA window from Aspergillus nidulans FGSC A4 chromosome V contains the following coding sequences:
- a CDS encoding uncharacterized protein (transcript_id=CADANIAT00002771), whose protein sequence is MTHEKSASFISVESSEMDITGKKSKIPCTVHGPSQTPHLDHELQQPYAQDIIHTLTAALNDLTDENKCAKCTVEKFSVLLTGHVREIRAAKKNGQWSKEERKAMKAEVKSTYKPVKKAVKALWKERKQQK, encoded by the exons ATGACCCACGAAAAGTCTGCGTCCTTTATCTCTGTTGAGTCCTCTGAGATGGACATTACTGGAAAGAA ATCCAAGATCCCCTGCACTGTCCACGGCCCTTCCCAGACTCCACACCTTGACCACGAACTCCAGCAGCCCTACGCACAGGATATAATACACACTTTGACTGCCGCTCTCAACGACCTCACAGATGAGAATAAGTGTGCGAAATGCACGGTTGAGAAGTTTTCTGTTCTTCTAACCGGCCATGTGCGCGAGATCCGagccgcgaagaagaatggGCAGTGGtcgaaggaggaaaggaaggcaATGAAGGCTGAAGTGAAGAGCACCTACAAACCAGTAAAGAAAGCTGTAAAGGCTCTgtggaaagagaggaagcaaCAGAAATAG
- a CDS encoding uncharacterized protein (transcript_id=CADANIAT00002770): protein MAAGAMNRLKRRRSRWKPKHSVNNRTHSRNHKWGLVLRKTEGRAPVRSVLATGQPPIIPNIPPEGRRRGVYEAAMESREANSWLKDNQYNLDQLKTVQCTWQTQLVDFLDTGYAFRIYLLWDYDRLWGVFNLGHTKGVLLVDPGPRVSSSSDDPQQLSFLWRGVRADDPNTYICDNSIAKGEIWLNPCHRRLGGYFDYIAGNGMAGGDRCYFRARPRFGPPVVPYSLKDVVDEWDEYGSSKYAREEIRQNLSLDDLDADLRKRDRRRPMSAVWDFHKGHTSAVGFSGP, encoded by the coding sequence ATGGCTGCCGGAGCGATGAACAGATTGAAGCGAAGACGCAGCCGGTGGAAACCAAAGCACAGCGTCAACAATCGCACCCACTCCCGCAACCACAAATGGGGCCTGGTATTGAGAAAGACAGAAGGTCGAGCCCCGGTAAGGTCGGTACTAGCGACGGGCCAACCACCGATCATCCCGAACATTCCTCCAGAAGGTCGGAGAAGAGGTGTGTATGAGGCAGCGATGGAAAGCCGCGAGGCGAACTCGTGGCTCAAGGACAATCAGTACAATCTCGATCAGCTGAAAACCGTCCAGTGCACCTGGCAGACTCAGCTGGTCGACTTCCTTGATACCGGATACGCCTTCCGAATCTATTTACTCTGGGACTACGATCGCTTGTGGGGGGTCTTTAATCTAGGGCATACGAAGGGAGTATTGCTTGTTGATCCAGGACCAAGGGTTTCATCCTCCAGTGACGACCCTCAGCAGTTATCGTTTCTCTGGCGAGGAGTGCGCGCAGATGATCCGAATACATATATTTGCGACAATTCAATTGCAAAAGGCGAAATCTGGCTCAATCCGTGCCACAGAAGACTGGGTGGATATTTCGACTATATTGCGGGGAACGGTATGGCTGGTGGGGATCGCTGCTACTTCCGTGCAAGGCCGCGATTTGGCCCTCCGGTGGTACCGTATTCTTTGAAAGATGTTGTTGACGAATGGGATGAGTATGGCTCATCAAAATACGCAAGGGAGGAAATCAGGCAGAACCTGTCTTTGGACGATTTGGATGCTGATTTGCGCAAGAGAGACAGAAGACGCCCAATGTCTGCGGTGTGGGACTTCCACAAGGGTCACACCAGTGCTGTTGGCTTTTCAGGGCCATGA
- a CDS encoding uncharacterized protein (transcript_id=CADANIAT00002773): MRKPVQIITNPLVNAVILAVSWGCKADTSHGQGMVYGFEDIEPSAGLTWASCYDDFKCSRLEVPLDYSNRSLGTTSIAFMKLPGKNATVESPSLVIIPGGPGGSGVDLLLTYRELLEQDFGERYNFVSFDPRGVNNSGLRLDCFSGNAEAKLAFERLHRIGVTNISSTLLVENFYSSSIYGEWCNDAVGNESPYGYYVTTPAVAHDLLTFIEAEAEEAGKSPSDTKLWAYGVSYGTVIGSTFASMFPGRVGRMILDGVLNAEQYYNNEWKENVDQMDEAIEKFSSFCHSAGPGKCSFWGPTPANITARVDEIIRQLQNHPVPLSMVRSQELPTMVTCFDLKALFINAINSPLANFPGMAHVLHQLERGNMSALAGTFDGLGYLSDSRLTIQCADSYRSNRLTTFEEFKSYVEYTTSKSRYIGDMYPLALDGILCRSFRPQLPDSMMVQGRKPLFLSLSSPHV; encoded by the exons ATGAGGAAACCTGTGCAGATAATCACGAACCCACTCGTGAATGCAGTTATCCTTGCCGTGAGCTGGGGATGTAAAGCCGATACTTCACATGGTCAGGGAATGGTTTATGGATTTGAGGAC ATTGAACCATCAGCCGGCCTAACATGGGCATCATGTTATGATGACTTTAAATGCTCTCGACTGGAAGTCCCCTTGGACTATTCAAACAGAAGTCTTGGCACGACATCGATTGCTTTCATGAAACTCCCTGGAAAGAATGCCACTGTCGAGTCCCCGAGTCTTGTAATCATCCCTG GCGGTCCGGGTGGTTCTGGTGTTGACCTCCTCCTTACATACCGGGAACTTTTAGAGCAAGACTTCGGAGAGCGGTACAACTTCGTCTCGTTTGATCCTCGCGGTGTCAACAACAGTGGTTTGCGGCTTGACTGCTTCTCGGGGAACGCGGAGGCGAAATTAGCCTTTGAGCGGCTGCACAGAATAGGCGTTACTAATATTTCATCGACTTTGCTTGTAGAGAATTTCTATTCAAGCTCTATCTACGGCGAGTGGTGCAACGATGCTGTCGGGAACGAATCTCCTTACGGATATTACGTGACTACACCGGCCGTCGCCCATGATCTGCTTACATTcatagaagcagaagctgaggagGCCGGTAAGTCTCCTTCAGACACCAAATTGTGGGCTTATGGCGTCAGTTATGGTACCGTCATCGGCAGCACCTTCGCTTCTATGTTCCCTGGCCGAGTTGGGAGAATGATCCTCGATGGTGTTTTGAACGCAGAGCAATATTATAACAATGAGTGGAAAGAAAACGTCGATCAGATGGACGAAGCCATCGAGAAGTTCTCGAGCTTCTGCCATTCCGCAGGTCCTGGAAAGTGCTCTTTCTGGGGCCCTACGCCAGCCAATATCACGGCCAGAGTGGACGAAATAATCCGTCAGCTCCAAAATCATCCCGTCCCGCTCAGCATGGTCCGAAGTCAAGAGCTCCCAACAATGGTCACCTGTTTTGACCTAAAGGCTCTTTTCATCAATGCTATAAACTCCCCACTGGCAAATTTCCCAGGCATGGCCCATGTGCTGCACCAACTCGAGCGGGGGAACATGTCTGCTCTCGCGGGCACATTTGACGGGCTGGGCTATTTATCAGATAGTCGTCTGACTATCCAGTGCGCCGATTCGTATCGGAGCAACAGGCTTACCACATTTGAAGAGTTCAAGAGTTACGTCGAGTACACGACTTCCAAGAGCAGGTACATTGGTGACATGTACCCCCTTGCCCTGGACGGTATCTTGTGTAGATCGTTCAGACCGCAATTGCCTGACAGCATGATGGTCCAGGGTAGAAAGCCCCTCTTtttgtctctctcttccccGCATGTCTAA
- a CDS encoding uncharacterized protein (transcript_id=CADANIAT00002769) has protein sequence MARPNAQPGGPLLAALQETTTAATIKAAEGQKICSPIAAFLDEHRSQTGLAFHQRGALEALSNDLAEVAQRHFNAYISGVPLTTTSLATGPAPDPVTLPPSPPPSRPASGLAQATYATVVQTVPTRTAGGIQNRTKSKEVVEMSKWHKSSGTYRSPPLKGPLRPDRPPAVALQE, from the exons ATGGCACGACCCAACGCCCAACCTGGCGGTCCTTTGCTAGCTGCGCTGCAGGAAACAACTACCGCAGCTACTATTAAGGCCGCTGAGGGTCAGAAGATCTGCAGCCCTATTGCGGCCTTCCTCGACGAACACCGGAGCCAGACGGGCCTGGCGTTCCACCAGCGAGGAGCGCTCGAGGCGCTCAGCAATGACCTGGCTGAGGTAGCCCAAAGACACTTCAACGCCTATATCAGCGGCGTCCCCCTGACTACCACCTCTCTGGCCACTGGCCCTGCCCCAGACCCTGTTACGCTacccccctcccctcctccctctcGCCCCGCCTCGGGCCTCGCCCAGGCCACGTACGCAACTGTCGTTCAAACAGTCCCAACCAGAACGGCCGGTGGAATACAGAAT CGAACCAAGAGcaaggaggttgttgagatgTCTAAATGGCATAAGTCAAGCGGCACCTACCGCAGCCCGCCGCTGAAGGGCCCCCTGAGGCCGGACAGGCCCCCGGCAGTGGCCTTGCAAGAATAG
- a CDS encoding protein CYP682B1 (transcript_id=CADANIAT00002772): MLSFGLANDAWGHPWVVLPLAVILYIVVLGVYRLFFHPLSRFPGPVLAALTVWYEFYYDGIRRGLYTFEIQRMHEKYGPVVRISPNELHVNEPSFIDELYAGSGKRRDKYPYSTCQFGIPDSVFGTPGHDLHRLRRGALSRFFSKTSVTKLEPIIENAIGKLCTQLESYSGSQQPVKMDMAFSCMTTDVVTEYAFAKSYNFLDSPTFEPNFHRPIVAGADLGPWVKQFPVLLKVMNDLPKWILTRINPEAAVYIQFQEDLRRQIREVQSQVDKGESNGKIPTIFHELLTGDLPEQEKRIERLWQEGQIVVGAGTETTAWTLSVTLFYLLDNPRIMRQLQEELERIIPDAAQSVTWHQLEQLPYLSAVICEGLRLSYGVSSRLQRINPLGPLWVRSRDAKGGPHGKGRWVEYEIPKGTPVGMTSTLIHTNPELFPDPHEFKPERWLDGAGKRHHSLDGYLLSFSRGSRQCIGINLAYAELYMGLGLLIRRLGHRLELFETTSADVEIHYERFLPTPKDGTQGIRVLVHPESE; this comes from the exons ATGCTATCTTTTGGTCTCGCAAACGACGCCTGGGGTCATCCCTGGGTGGTCCTCCCATTAGCCGTGATCTTATATATTGTAGTGCTCGGGGTATATCGCCTATTCTTTCATCCTTTATCGCGCTTTCCGGGCCCTGTCCTCGCAGCTTTGACTGTCTGGTACGAGTTCTATTACGACGGAATCCGGCGAGGCCTGTATACTTTTGAGATTCAGCGCATGCATGAAAAGTACGGGCCCGTTGTCCGGATCAGTCCCAACGAACTCCACGTCAACGAGCCTTCCTTTATTGATGAGCTGTACGCGGGATCGGGGAAGAGGCGTGACAAGTACCCCTACTCCACGTGCCAGTTCGGTATTCCGGACAGCGTTTTTGGGACCCCGGGACATGACCTCCATCGCCTGCGACGCGGCGCTCTCAGCAGATTCTTCTCGAAAACCTCAGTGACGAAGCTCGAGCCTATAATCGAGAATGCCATCGGGAAACTCTGCACGCAGCTCGAGAGCTATTCTGGGTCGCAGCAACCCGTGAAGATGGACATGGCCTTTAGTTGCATGACGACTGACGTAGTGACTGAGTACGCCTTCGCTAAAAGCTACAATTTTCTGGACTCACCCACGTTCGAACCCAACTTCCACCGCCCCATTGTTGCCGGGGCTGATCTGGGTCCGTGGGTCAAGCAGTTTCCCGTTCTGCTAAAGGTGATGAACGACCTCCCAAAATGGATCCTGACGAGAATCAACCCCGAGGCGGCAGTCTACATCCAGTTCCAAGAAGACCTACGGAGACAGATCCGTGAGGTGCAATCACAGGTCGATAAGGGAGAGTCGAATGGGAAGATTCCGACCATTTTTCACGAACTCTTGACCGGGGATCTGCCAGAACAGGAGAAACGGATTGAGCGCCTCTGGCAGGAAGGTCAAATTGTTGTGGGTGCCGGTACGGAGACCACTGCATGGACACTCTCTGTCACGCTGTTCTACCTGCTCGACAACCCGCGCATCATGCGCCAACTTCAAGAGGAGCTTGAGCGGATCATTCCTGATGCGGCACAGTCTGTGACTTGGCATCAGTTGGAGCAACTCCCGTATCTTAGTGCCGTGATCTGCGAGGGCCTCCGTCTATCATACGGAGTGAGCAGTCGATTGCAACGCATCAACCCCCTTGGACCCCTCTGGGTGCGGTCTCGGGATGCGAAAGGCGGCCCACACGGAAAGGGCCGCTGGGTGGAGTATGAGATCCCCAAGGGGACGCCCGTCGGGATGACTTCCACCCTGATCCATACCAATCCCGAACTGTTCCCGGATCCGCATGAGTTCAAGCCCGAGCGATGGCTCGATGGTGCAGGAAAACGCCATCATTCACTTGACGGGTACCTGTTGTCTTTTTCTCGCGGGAGTCGTCAGTGCATTGGTATCAA TCTTGCTTACGCCGAACTCTACATGGGACTAGGCTTGTTGATTCGACGCCTTGGCCATCGCCTAGAACTCTTTGAAACCACCAGCGCAGATGTTGAGATCCACTACGAACGCTTTCTGCCGACACCTAAAGACGGAACACAGGGCATCAGGGTTCTGGTCCATCCGGAATCAGAATAA
- a CDS encoding uncharacterized protein (transcript_id=CADANIAT00002768), with protein sequence MVITDQLTKELAINSRTSTATGVSPFYLSHRYNLSPFTPTKEVEHLAEEPTKSPIQKGEAIVQKVKEALDWAQASMAYSQQNTENQANKHRSPATNYQVGDKVWLSLKNIRTDRPSKKLDWKNAKYKVIGLVGSHAVPLNTPPGIHPVFHVDLLRLASSDPLPSQKNDDSQPPSIMVNGEEEYMVEKILDEHRRRYGRGHRLEYLVK encoded by the exons atggttatcacagaccaattaaccaaag agctagcaATTAATagccgtacatcaacagcaacaggggtcagccccttctatctaagccataggtacaacctcagcccatttacccctaccaaggaggtagagcatctagctgaagaaccaaccaagagtcctatccagaaaggggaagccatcgtacagaaagttaaggaagccctagactgggctcaagcctccatggcctattcccaacagaatacagagaatcaggctaataaacacaggagcccggccacaaactaccaagtaggagataaggtctggctaagtctgaagaacatccgtacggaccgacccagtaagaaacttgactggaagaacgccaagtataaggttataggcctggtgggcagtcatgctgtaccgctgaatacgcccccagggatccatccagtcttccatgtggacctgcttcggctggcttcatcagatccacttccttcccagaagaatgatgatagccagccccctagcatcatggtgaacggtgaggaagaatacatggtagagaaaatcctggacgaacatcgcaggagatacgggagaggtcaccggctggaatacctagtgaaatag